The nucleotide window CTCATAAGCTATTCAAAGATAATAATGTTGAACAGACATTTCAACATGCGCACTAAAGACCAGACATTgtcattattgacaaagcatatAGACAAGCAACACTTGAAGAAATAGCTGTCCGTGTGGATACCATATCTCAAGATGTTACCAGTCAAACTTTGATAAGTATTATTCTTTAACGCTTGAAATGAATAGCATGGGATTTCGTTCTGAGATCGTTGTACTAACTGTAGGTAGCCAAGGTACCGTGGATCAGAAAGTCATAACCGGTCTTATTAAAACTGGGTTAAGTACACAAGATGCATAattcatatttacattttgcagtCTAGGGGCCATTAGGTCTATGGGTTCCAACAAAATCTTGAGATTACGATGAAGTAACTATAATGAGTAACTGTTCTGTTTTGATTAAATTGACTTCGCTGTTCACGTTTACATAGGCCATTCCCACATTTTCCAGGTAGGTGTAGTTTGTTTACATAGTGTTACTATAATACTACACCTGTACATTTTatatgtacttttgaaaaatagtatggatgggtggatggatgggtgtctaaaaatatttctttctccACAGAGGAAGAAAGATGTACGGATACATTCTATGGATGCTGAATACAAGGTAATGGAATGAAAGCATTGCCATCGATCCATGGTTTATGTTTTTCATACAGTCTATTGTCCTTGGTCActgttaattaaaaaaaattccctTTCGAAACCCGAGCGagtaaatatcaaaatacacaAACGCGTAACAAAATCTTATGTAATTCCTGAATGACGAGCTATATTGTCTATTTTGTCATGTGACACGAATTAGTGTCCCAAGTAACATTAATTTGCATGAGCGCTGAGAGCTCGAAAATAGCATTTCGGTTCGTTAGAACTTATGTTACCAGTGAAAGGAAATCCATCAAAATCTTGATAACGTCCCTGTATGCTTTTGTACCATCATATAAATTTAGGGACCTGATGAGAAACTAGTAGAGCGGTATTTACTTTCAAACCCTTATCATGTAAAATGCAAATCACTTTTAGGACCTGATGAAAGAGCTGATACAACGGTATTTCTTTGCAACAAGTACATGTGATGATCCCGGCAAAGGTTTCCAATCATGGATGCTACAAATCAAAGAGGATGTCTCCAACTTCAGATTCGAGACTTTTGAAGCATTCGGATACATCAACAAAACCGTGACATCTCTGAAGAACACCGTTGAAGGGACAGAAGAGGGGAATGGCGAAGAAGAAAAAATGGAAGCCGCCAAATTGGCGGTAGGAGACCAGTTCCTTCGAAATATGGCAGCTGCCGTTGGGCGGGCGGAAGAAGTAAGACTCCCAGTACGACCGGCCGTATTCAAAGGTCGTCAAGGTAGCAAACTAAAGAGGCTTGGTTCTGTTGACATTCCATTCATCGATGAACGTCGCCATGGTAAAGAAAGGAAAGACAGTGAAGAGGATGAGTTTAACATTATCGAAATGAAACCAAAGGGGAAACATGGTAAAGGCACTAATATTTAAAATTGTTCGACTGATTTGAGGAGCCCATTGTATCGCGTCAAATGAGAATTCTGATTTCTGATTGAATATACAATGAAATTCTGAATTGGCCATCTGTTTGACTAACACTGATACAACGAATTCAGATCAATTCAGAAGCACACAAAGGTATTAGACTAAGGCATTATAGGTATTTTGTAGAAATAATAAATTGTACTTATAATCTTACAATGTCGCTTGTGAATTTAGCTTCATTTTACGCCGCTCAAGTCTTTGGCGCCTGGTGAATGTGTGTTTCTGGTTCCCGACAATTTGCAAAAGTAATCAAATGATGCGTCTTTCTGTTTTTATCATTTCGTTTTAACACTTGTGACCATTGTAGCAATAGTTGTATATTTTATAGATGAAACAATTCTGTTCTCTTTATGGTTTCAGTAATTGACAATTATGAGTAAAAGGCAGCTCCTTTCATAGAAAATGTGGATTTTGGTAAAACGACACCATGAACCGTTTACGGTGTGGTGTTAATAGCTTGAAATATACTTTATGAAGAATACTACGAGGATTAACTCGAGTGTACCTTTGAATGAATATTTAGTCACATGTGACGCTCAGGACTCGTTGGCACTAGCCAGAAACTAATCTAATCTCAACTCTGTTACATTGTAATGTCTGTCTACCTTTGAGAAAACATTTCTCTTACATCGTATTCGTATTGCATCTATTACGAGGGGTTTCATGCATGCCAGTGTACCGTGTTCGTCCTTGCCTCTTTCTTTCAGCAATCATAGTAAAATTTGGCATGGGAAAATTCAGGGAAAATCAAACATCCTTCACAATAGACATGGCAGTGTGGCCTACCGCCAGAGACGCGATGTCAGCGTTCAAGTTCTTTGATGAATTAGTTAGAATGCGCCTCCTGATAAGTATCTGACGCTCAAACCATTATAATGCTATGTTTTAATTtaagggggctcattttgaaggccATGtagaacacaattggaactaatttgggataattggatggtgaagtaatgtccatttaatctgcaaatgtaacttcatccaattttctttttaagatacacacttgtttttatgagtaatttgtgattgcaacattcagctttaGGGCtcccaacacttttgagaaatttgaaaaaatataaagatccaattatcccaaattagttccaatcgtgttgtagtatatatataaagttttcatcggcgtattttggtgaaaaacgAAAAAGTAATTTTCCCGATGGAGTTCAACAAAGGGAtcgcgaccattttgaatttcaagggtcggtaaatattgggtaatatgTTTCTCCAgacattttattcttgattttgacaggAAAtggctgaaactttcctcatgGAAAGGTTGATAAAAAGTTTAATGTTTCTAAtgtcgaggcgcgtactaccttcaAAGGTATGACGATCCTACAAATTTGCTACTTATACGGAACAAGTGTAAGAACCAGTCGGTTCACTCACTGTGCGTATAGCTGTGCGTAGCTGATGCAATTTTCCTACTCTCAATGTTGGCCCTATAAAGGAGGTGTGACTTAATTTCTTTCCTTCCGAAGATCCAAATTTTGTGAATAGCCGTTCAGTATTCATTTAATATCATCTTGGCTGTCATGTGCCTTGTGCAGTAGCTTCAAGGTTATCGGAACTCTGCATGGTAGAGTACGACTAGCCGGTTACTTCGATTGTTTCTTGACAAGAGTGtttcttatatttatatttgaaagtAGTCCATAGAATAATGCTCTGTGACTTTGCCAACTTAATATTGATGTAATTCTAATGaagaaattttatcaatatgagTGAAACATTTGTCATGGGGCAGTTGGGACTGTGACATTCATTATCATACGGTTGTCCATTTACATTTTAAGGAAACCTCTATTTCCAGGCAGTCGAACTCAGATCGGCAAAATATAGTCGTACTTGCATGTCACCACATGTGCAGTTTTCATGATGAGTATTTGTCGATAGAATTATAAAGTACAATTGTGTAATTATAGTGAAGTCATTTCTCACATTGCTGCACAAAGTGCCCCAGTAGCTAACCGGATTATAATGGGCTGTTTAAACATTgtatttaataaatttataaTTCCGAGTTTAGAAGCCTGACATGTTATAAGAATTCACTAATCTTCCTTCGAGTACTGATATAGAAATGTGAATTTTCATTCGCAGACAACATAGACCCCTGAATCTCATAAATTTAAAGGCcagatagctgtatcttttcgtgttatttttgttattttactttaaaactaaaataagttcatgggaatgtactcattgaggggtgtttacaCAGGttgaataaactgtccactgggactacatgagcaattttgagcaagataaataataaatgtttgcccaaagaTAAAATgccgccctcatgcaaataaagcaaaaacacagcacgcagtgcatatatgcattggaatcttcacagaaacaacagagtagtccaatataatgcataatactgaatgttttccactgggacaccatatgttctgttttctttgtaatattaccaatttttaaaaatggcgggaaatcaaaataacgcttaaagtttaaatttacctatccaatttttcagtggtaaaagactatatcttGTGAATCGATTccgtagaatttaaagaaaaccagagaaaaaagaaagcctttttcaggtcgacaaatttccAGAGTTACAGCTACAAGGGCTATAACAAAGAGTACGATTTAAGACCTGTCACAAAAGTgcgaaaaattacatttctgtCGGCCAAATGTTGCGTAATAAAAGTTAAGAGTGTACAAGACGCTGTCAGAGAAATTTATGAAAACTTGCAGCTACAATAGTTTTTGTTATAATTCAGGCCACGTCATTGTCATGTACATgataatattataatataatatattgagCATTGATAAAATACGCGACATATGAAATTCAACTTTAAAGTTTATAAGCTTAATTGCTGCATAAATAAATGGATGAcgtatattcttaaattgtgtTGATCTCAAAAAAAGTAGCGAAGTTGGAATGAATCGCCAACATTTAGAGAATAGCAACTGAATTACCTTATTCGGATGAATACTAATTGATTCTCAAGTACTTATTGAcaatcaacattttgtactttGATGTTTAATAATAGATCAATAAAAATTCTCATTATATTACATGTTGGTCATGTTTGCTTATTATTCATCAGATATATAATTGGTATAATACCGATATCCATTTGAAATATGTATCCCCTTCCTCTATGAAAGTTGTTGTTTTCTGGCTTTTCAATCttttcaagtttcaatatatGAGATTAAATGTGCACATCATcgcacaaaattttaaaaagcaatGCCAGTAGACACTCTACTCTAAAAGCGTCAGTCGTAATTTGTATGAAAGCCTTGCCTTTACTGATCCGTTTCGTTATCTGTTGATCATATACAAATGGTTCAATAAATTTCTTCTTTTAAAAACGGAGAGGTTACTAAGGAGAGGAAATCGTCGCAACAAGGCCGAGCTAGAACTTGTGAAAGCTggtgtgaaaatttgacttccatCTCTGTGAGGAAGTACCTCATGCCTGTAAGAGTTACATCAGAAGCACCCTTTTTGCGACTAAAGACTACTTTCTTATCAGTGAAATCAAACTCTACAGTTCCTAGGAGAGATAGACAATTCAACTCACATTTCATTACAGTACTCGCACTTTGCTTCTGCTTTTTAAAAGTGATAAGAGTTTGCATTTCTTGCCTGCATGAGTGAAGCAGAAGATATGTTTTTTGGGTGGTGGCGCTGCACTCGTGGCACACCAGTGACTACGTCGTTCcgttatttcttttaaatttcgTGTTGAATTTGACTTCTATTCTGGGTACTAGTTTTAGCCGTGCTACGTCAGTGTTTGCAGAATGGATTGCAACCTATTTGGTTTAATTTTGGTGCTTTCTGCGCTTCTGTTCGGTGCAAATTCAACGCATTGGAGGTGTGAATATACAGGGTGGACATACCCATGACGGGTCTTCCTTTGTCTACACTCGTAAGTACGTGCTGAGCCTACGTGAATTCGCCCAGGTGCCTATGAATATGCAGAACAGTATTCCGTTTGAACTTCATCGTAAGACATCGCAGTCAAAAATACAGTCAAAAAATAACGACAGTTACATCTCAGGTAAAGGCAAACGAAGCAAAAGGGGTAAGAATGAAGGGATtagacagaaaatgaaagagaTTTCAAAGGTTTTTGCCTAGTTAAGCTCCGCACTGCGTTCTATTTGAAATAGTCAAAGGAGTTCATGTGATATGTCCGACGACATAATGACCAGTGACAATTGCTCTCTGCTGAATATGTCTGTGACAGACATGAGAGTAGCCCCATAGGAGCAATaaacgtttgaatttatttgtgatCGCGTGAGGTTATTTATTTAACAGCTGTACTggtaatttgtcattttatgaACTATCTTGTTGTTTGGTTATATCAATTACTCACCACCAACTACTCTCCAAAGGGCgatgttttttctctctctctctctctctctctctctctctctctctctctctctctctcagacgaAGCGCTAAAACTTCGTCTAAACGATGGCTATACAGCATAGGGACTAAGTTTACACTGAGGCAATGGATAACACTTTTTATTGAATGTAAACTGATTCTGTGAAAAGGATACAATCGTTAAGAAGTATTAACAACTCTGAGAAACACAACTAATTTATGTTGGTGATACAAAATTCAGTTTCAAGATAGATCAACCGAgaatttttaatcttgaatcAAAAAGCCGTCAACATTATAATCAAAATTGGAGGAACTAATGTCCCGATTACTATTATTCCATGAAAGTTTGTTACAGTTAAATCCTAAAAAACAAGTAGTAAAATTACTGAATGGCATGACTTGATATGAAACTGCGTGACAAAATACGAAATGCATTGAATAATTCAATATCAAAGATTACATGTGGaaaaattttaatgaacttAAGCAGTGACATAAATGTATGAGAATATCATCAAAGAACATATAAAAAGTCAACAGAAAATGTGTGTCCCGTTAGCAAAGCTGTATAAGCGTACATAAACTCTTATAACAAATATTCTTAATATTCCTTTGTTACCATTTCAAAACCCGAAAAGTAATGTAACAACCATATGAGAACACTGGTTCTTGTTGAATTATAagattttaaatgtcaaaacatGCTATGTGTTTTCATTTATGCAttacaattgaaataaaattatggTGAATACTGCGACATTTCTTAAAATACCCCTATTCTACTATTGTAGTAAAACTAATTCACAAAAAAACACCTCCCAAGTCGTTAAGTGCAAAAATAGTACCGATTAATCTCATGAACAATGAACAGTATTGCATGACGAGAATGTAAATAGCTTTACATATCACTTGAGCTTAAGATAACTAAGGTTTAAATAGTAACGGATGAAATACATTGACTTTAAACTTACAACTACAAAATAAGCGTGAAATTCAGTGGAAGTTTGTAAACTGAACGTTTATGATTATGTACACTTAGTTCGCTCATCGGTATTTCTTGCGCTCTGTGACAACaaagtgacctttgacattagGTTTACCAGTCGCTGGAAACTTCATACTGCGTGCTACTCATTTCAAAACTGAATCTCTTCATCAAAACGTATTTTCCTTTTCccattcacacatttttttgtaaatacgTTCATGCTTTTTGATATGGGCCTGAGCTTTTATTTCATTTAGCCATTTCCACATTCTACGACCATTTCCAAAGTAACTGTCACCACAATGTGTGTCTCCTTGTTCTTCATCTAAGATGTTTTGCATCCCCTCAGAGAAAGAATATTCCTTGTCGTAAGGTTGACGACGTGCAGAGTTAAGAAGATCTTTCTCAATGCGATCTCTATCACTTTTGCTTTTAAGTCTACTGCAGTAAATATCCTGCCTCTTACGCATCTTACGTTCCGTTTCCTCCATATCCAAGAGAATAGCTTGTAGATTCTTTTCTTCCTCTACTAACACTCTTTGTTCATAATCACGACGTTTCTTTAAATAATTGGCATGTGCGTCATTCTGTTCCTTCAAATCAACAAAGAGTTTGTTTAAATGTTTCTCTAAATTCGCAATCTGTTCCCGAAGTTCACGATGATGTTCACTTGCAACATTCTCACGAATTCTTCGTCTGTCGTTGAGTTGTTTCTCTAGGTCAGAAAGTTGTTCCTGAAGTTTACGGTAGCGTTCAGATGAATCACCCTTAACAGTTGCCTGTTCTTCCTTGAGTTGTGAAATCTGTTCCTGGAGTTTACGTTGTGTGCCATTAAAATGTTTATGTACATCAGAATCGTGTTCCTGAAGTGTGCGATGGCGTTCAAATGAAACATTCTCACTAATTCTTCGTCTGTCGTTGAGTTGTTTCTCTAGGTCAGAAACGTGTTCCTGAAGTTTATGATGGCGTTCAAATGAAACATCCTCACTAATTCTTCGTCTGTCGTTCAGTTGTTTCTCTACAACAGCCACCCGTTCCTCAAGTGTACGACTGGTTTCACTTGTTTCCGTAGCTTTCCATATCCTAGTACCGAACCAACCTAGAAATAGTGCAACTAGTTAGTCAGTTGCGCATAACATGTAGATTTTAGATGCACCACACAAAAAtgattaatttcaaattttatgaaaactgtCAAGCTGATTACCATTACCCAACCCGGAAGCTGTTGAATAGTAAATTAATAATAAAGATATATGCTTTAATCGTACAAACTGATCTAGCAGTGGATTTTTACCGCTATTACCAAACCACGCTACGAACAACACTGGGAGCTATCTGTACGTTGCAAGTTTActtatttaatatatatatatatatatatatatatatatatatatatatatatatatataaattttgtaTTGCACAAGATGATAGACACaagaaatgttaaaataaaaatggaaatcAAGTTTCAAAGAATATTTGATCCAGCATGGACTATGCCATTCAataacgatgacttgttttactgTGCTTTGCAGCAGATGTTCTCTATCATGCCAGATATAACAGCTTTCTGCACCAAATGCAGGTATGACAAACCGAAAAACATAATACGAAAAGAAATCACGTAGAGATGATCAGCATATTGCGTGTCAATCATCAATAACAAGGCTTTAAAGTCAAAATTTCATAGAACCGTCAAAACTCGGCGGTTGGGTAATTACATTACATCCTCTGATATAAACGTGGGTTAGCTAGTCAAAGCTACCAACTGCCGATATTAATTAAGGAGTGCTGAAAGCATTCAGTCGAAGAGGGAACCTCTGTCGTGTGTTCAATTTAGACAATAGCATTAATTTACTTTGCATACAATTAATATGGCATTTTGTGGATACACAatgcaaatgtgtaataaacatAACACAAGTTCCTTGAATTTCGTCTATACTTTCCAAAATGAGTAAAGTTCATTGAGAGTTTATGACCGTGAGTGCTTAGTAACTGCATTTAAACCagcatattatttttgataaactattcaaatttcaatgaaacaaaCAGAACACTGTAACTGATAAGGACCAGCAATGATTAAGACACAGGTAGACTTACAGTTGATTTTATAACATTTCAAAAAGTGCAATGAAATGCTCACTATGAGTAAAAACAATTTTGCCTTTTAGTGTTTAACATGAAGTTGGGCAGTGAGTATTTTCATAATGTCTACATTGttgtacaaaaaatgaaattaaatcctGGGATAAAACATTTTCGAAAAACGATTGAAAGCGCAAAGGTTATTTTCTCACTATGTGTGATTGCTATAGCTACCAGCTAAATTGATTGTGACGTATCTTCACAGACATTTGTATGTAGGCGGGAGTACAGGTCTTGAAAGGCTCTGTCTGGTTAATTTTAAACGAAAGccgaaattcaaaattctgtAAATGTGGCAATAATCTTACgcatattttgaaagatatgTCATCCCTGAGCTAACGTCAAGACTGAAAGTTGTTCTAAAGTGGTCATGTAAATTGTTAGAATAGATAATTTAGTTGATGCTGGTCCAAATTGACGAAAATGTGGTCTATTTTATCCGTGATTGCCTACAGcaggattggaactaatttgggataattggatggtgaagtaatgtcgatttaatctgcattatataatctcatctgcttttctatttaagttatacacttgtttttatgagaaatttgtaatattgcaacattcatttttacaattttgagaaatttaaaaaatatgaagatccaattagttccaatcgtgttccacTGACAAATACAGCAAAAGAGAAAATACTCG belongs to Ptychodera flava strain L36383 chromosome 17, AS_Pfla_20210202, whole genome shotgun sequence and includes:
- the LOC139116201 gene encoding coiled-coil domain-containing protein 127-like — translated: MNNLDLNIPPQPDSNDWKSTISRIVNCVIPVVLPFLPFAAGWFGTRIWKATETSETSRTLEERVAVVEKQLNDRRRISEDVSFERHHKLQEHVSDLEKQLNDRRRISENVSFERHRTLQEHDSDVHKHFNGTQRKLQEQISQLKEEQATVKGDSSERYRKLQEQLSDLEKQLNDRRRIRENVASEHHRELREQIANLEKHLNKLFVDLKEQNDAHANYLKKRRDYEQRVLVEEEKNLQAILLDMEETERKMRKRQDIYCSRLKSKSDRDRIEKDLLNSARRQPYDKEYSFSEGMQNILDEEQGDTHCGDSYFGNGRRMWKWLNEIKAQAHIKKHERIYKKMCEWEKENTF